In a genomic window of Streptomyces katrae:
- a CDS encoding Ppx/GppA phosphatase family protein has protein sequence MRLGVLDVGSNTVHLLVVDAHPGARPLPAHSHKEQLRLAELLDERGAITPEGVERLVSVIGEAVQAAEDKGCEDVLPFATSAVREAPNADEVLARVKAETGVELPVLSGEDEARLTFLAVRRWFGWSAGKLLVLDIGGGSLEIAFGIDEDPDAAVSLPLGAGRLTSAWLPADPPDPADVKALRRHVRAQIARTVGEFSRFGVPDHVVATSKTFKQLARIAGAAREADGLYVQRDLTRKSLEEWVPRLTAMTTAERSTLPGVSDGRASQLLAGALVAEAAMDLFGVDTLEICPWALREGVILRRLDHLP, from the coding sequence ATGAGACTCGGTGTCCTGGATGTGGGTTCGAACACGGTCCACCTGCTGGTGGTGGACGCGCACCCCGGCGCGCGCCCGCTGCCCGCGCACTCCCACAAGGAGCAGCTGCGGCTCGCGGAGCTGCTCGACGAGCGCGGAGCGATCACCCCGGAGGGCGTCGAGCGCCTGGTCTCCGTCATCGGTGAGGCCGTGCAGGCGGCCGAGGACAAGGGCTGCGAGGACGTCCTCCCCTTCGCGACCAGTGCCGTCCGCGAGGCTCCCAACGCCGACGAGGTCCTGGCCCGCGTCAAGGCCGAGACCGGCGTCGAGCTGCCGGTGCTCAGCGGGGAGGACGAGGCCCGGCTGACCTTCCTCGCCGTCCGGCGGTGGTTCGGCTGGTCGGCGGGCAAGCTGCTGGTCCTCGACATCGGCGGGGGCTCGCTGGAGATCGCGTTCGGCATCGACGAGGACCCCGACGCCGCCGTCTCCCTCCCCCTCGGCGCGGGCCGCCTCACCTCCGCCTGGCTCCCGGCCGACCCGCCGGACCCGGCGGACGTGAAGGCGCTGCGGCGGCACGTGCGGGCCCAGATCGCCCGGACGGTCGGCGAGTTCAGCCGCTTCGGGGTGCCGGACCACGTGGTGGCCACGTCCAAGACCTTCAAGCAGCTGGCCCGCATCGCCGGCGCGGCCCGCGAGGCCGACGGCCTGTACGTCCAGCGCGACCTGACGCGGAAGTCCCTGGAGGAATGGGTCCCCCGCCTGACGGCGATGACGACGGCGGAACGTTCCACCCTGCCGGGCGTCTCGGACGGCCGCGCCTCCCAGCTCCTGGCGGGCGCCCTGGTCGCGGAGGCGGCGATGGACCTCTTCGGCGTGGACACCCTGGAGATCTGCCCCTGGGCCCTCCGCGAGGGCGTCATCCTCCGCCGCCTGGACCACCTGCCGTAG
- a CDS encoding BACON domain-containing protein, which produces MPSAAGPARPHPPAGRTGTGAPWPPPPGEPGEPGEPWAQGPRAGDAAAAHPGAGGPESRRDRAAGPEAPPSRYEPYLDGLFTYCLSVLCDHDAATDVLGDVLAVADRHPGRCPGEGDRRAWLYALARWACLRRLAEQRRARQGAHSARRTPEHTEAERAPQAHRPHGSLDVNAYRRTELARLAWPEAAGTTPEQREALELAVRHRLGVTELAAVLGTAPDTARELLSAAACEVERTRAALAVVETGHCPAVSRLTGEGGDRDVLLSSTLRAELVRHVDDCPRCRRVAERVGAGAPWPGSGGLHAALPLVAAPRGAVRAAMLRSGRRRGGRPGPRFDRTGFPMDPKDRAARRDRFRARAVTTTVVATVVAAPVIALWAAYRGAPTVGEPVGDGTRISAGESRIPPPLAEGRPLTAYENTGNTARTTGEPGFASASAAPDVSVEVISSGAPATPDAAGPGAPGRLTVSAATRGGTTLLTLSASGGSPVAWRLWSDAPWLRASQRAGILAPGESVTLRITVDAEAQPVGAWSARVGIEPSGAVVSLSGRGRPAPEPTPPAPDPTPTPTPTPTPTPTPTPPTDPTPTPTPTPTPTPTQPTDPGGSAGPGGTVPSDPAPPTP; this is translated from the coding sequence ATGCCCTCGGCGGCAGGACCGGCACGGCCGCATCCCCCCGCGGGCCGTACGGGCACGGGGGCTCCCTGGCCCCCACCGCCGGGGGAGCCGGGAGAGCCGGGGGAGCCCTGGGCGCAGGGCCCGCGGGCCGGTGACGCGGCCGCCGCGCACCCGGGGGCAGGGGGCCCGGAGAGCCGCCGCGACCGGGCCGCCGGCCCCGAGGCGCCGCCCTCCCGGTACGAGCCCTACCTCGACGGCCTGTTCACCTACTGCCTCTCCGTCCTGTGCGACCACGACGCCGCCACCGACGTGCTCGGCGACGTCCTCGCCGTCGCCGACCGGCACCCCGGCCGATGTCCCGGCGAGGGCGACCGCCGGGCCTGGCTGTACGCCCTCGCCCGCTGGGCCTGCCTGCGCCGGCTCGCCGAGCAGCGGCGCGCCCGGCAGGGGGCGCATTCCGCCCGGCGCACGCCGGAGCACACAGAAGCCGAGCGTGCGCCCCAGGCGCACCGCCCGCACGGCTCCCTCGACGTGAACGCCTACCGCCGCACCGAACTCGCCCGCCTCGCCTGGCCCGAGGCCGCCGGCACCACCCCCGAGCAGCGCGAGGCCCTCGAACTCGCCGTCCGCCACCGCCTCGGCGTCACCGAACTCGCCGCCGTCCTCGGCACCGCTCCCGACACCGCCCGCGAGCTGCTGTCCGCCGCCGCCTGCGAGGTGGAACGCACCCGCGCGGCCCTCGCCGTCGTCGAGACCGGCCACTGCCCCGCCGTCTCCCGCCTCACCGGCGAGGGCGGCGACCGCGACGTCCTGCTGTCCAGCACCCTGCGCGCCGAGCTCGTGCGCCACGTCGACGACTGCCCGCGCTGCCGCCGCGTCGCCGAACGCGTCGGCGCCGGCGCACCCTGGCCCGGCTCCGGCGGCCTGCACGCCGCGCTCCCCCTGGTCGCCGCCCCCCGCGGCGCCGTCCGCGCGGCCATGCTGCGCTCCGGCCGGCGCCGCGGCGGCCGCCCCGGCCCGCGCTTCGACCGCACCGGCTTCCCCATGGACCCCAAGGACCGGGCCGCCCGCCGCGACCGGTTCCGGGCCCGGGCCGTGACCACCACGGTCGTCGCCACCGTCGTCGCCGCCCCCGTCATCGCCCTGTGGGCCGCCTACCGGGGCGCCCCCACCGTCGGCGAACCCGTCGGCGACGGCACCCGCATCTCCGCCGGCGAATCGCGGATCCCGCCCCCGCTCGCCGAGGGCCGCCCGCTCACCGCGTACGAGAACACCGGCAACACCGCCCGCACCACCGGCGAACCCGGCTTCGCCTCCGCCAGCGCCGCCCCCGACGTCTCCGTCGAGGTCATCAGCAGCGGCGCCCCCGCCACCCCCGACGCCGCCGGCCCCGGCGCCCCCGGCCGGCTCACGGTCTCCGCCGCCACCCGCGGCGGCACCACCCTGCTCACCCTCAGCGCCTCCGGCGGCAGCCCCGTCGCCTGGCGGCTCTGGTCCGACGCGCCCTGGCTGCGCGCGAGCCAGAGGGCGGGCATCCTCGCCCCCGGAGAATCGGTCACCCTGCGGATCACCGTCGACGCCGAAGCCCAGCCCGTCGGAGCCTGGAGCGCCCGCGTGGGCATCGAGCCGAGCGGGGCCGTCGTCTCCCTCTCCGGCCGGGGCCGCCCCGCCCCCGAACCGACCCCGCCGGCCCCGGACCCCACCCCGACGCCGACCCCCACGCCCACACCGACCCCCACACCGACGCCCCCGACGGACCCCACTCCGACCCCGACGCCCACTCCGACCCCGACCCCGACCCAGCCCACGGACCCGGGAGGGTCGGCGGGCCCAGGAGGAACGGTTCCCTCTGACCCGGCGCCCCCCACGCCGTAA